A window of Saimiri boliviensis isolate mSaiBol1 chromosome 1, mSaiBol1.pri, whole genome shotgun sequence genomic DNA:
GCAGAGGAAAACGGCAGTATCCCACAGCTCCTCCAGGAAGCATGGCCCTGCAGAGCGAGGCCTGGAAGGATTTCCCCAGGGGAGGTGGCCCCACACCCTGCCTGGCTCTTCTGTGAGCCGTGACTCTGCCTGGGTTTTTCAGAGGGAGCAGCCTGTGGCCGGAGCCCCGAGGAGAGAGCGAAGACCCTGGCCGAAGTGAAGCCCATCCTGCAAACGATTGGGTTCCCGTGGCACGTGGTGGCCTTagaggaggtgggagggctgGCCCTGGGAAGGGGTCCCAGAGGCGACCTCTGGGGCTGTCCCGAGCCTCACTGCTCTCTTCTGCCTCCCGGAAGGTGTTCAGCCTGCCACCGTCGGTGCTGCGGTGCTCTTCCCAGGAGCCAGCGGCTCCCGAGGGGGCCTACAAGGCGGCCGTGGACAGCTTCCTCCAGCAGCAGCATgtgctgggggcagggggtgggccTGGCCTGGCTCATGGGGAGGAACAGCTGCCCCagccccatgcccagcccccatggGACCCTCAGAGGCTGCTGAGACCACCTGCTGCTGTCCAGACTGAGGCTCTTTCCCACCTGTTCTGCTCAGTGAGGACACTGACAGCCAAGGAGGAGCTTCTGCAGACCCTGCGGTGAGGCCCTGCAGTCCCTAGGCCCCTAAGCCCCTTCCCCAGCCAGCCCACCCGGCCCTGAGAGTCCGTGTGCTGCAGGGCCCACCTGATCCTGCATGTGGCCCGTGCTCATGGCTACTCCAAGGTCATGACTGGGGACAGCTGCACCCGCCTGGCCATCAAGCTCATGACCAACCTGGCGCTGGGTAGAGGGGCCTTCCTGGCTTGGGACACGGTAGGCAGGGGCCTGGGTGCCCAGGAGGCCCGTCCCCACCCGCTCCCATTCGGCCTCTTCACTTGGGAGTACTCGCTTATCAGTCCTGTGGCGTCTTGGATGGAGGTGGGGTCTGTGCCCCTCACACCCGGTAGGGAAGGAGCAGGGACATACAGGCCTTGACCTTGACTCTCCAGCCCCCGCCTCCCCAGGGCTTCTCCGATGAGCGGCATGGGGACGTGGTGGTGGTGCGACCCATGCGGGAGCACACCCTGAAGGAGGTCGCATTCTACAACCGGCTGTTCTCCGTCCCTTCTGTCTTCACGCCAGCTGTCGATACCAAGGTGGGTTCACCAAGGCAGGCTGTGTGGGCTGGGCGCTTTCTCACACAGGCTCAGAGGTCACCAGCACACCTTCAGTAACCTCTGCCCTGTCCCCCAGCAGTGCCACGTCCCCAGGGTCCTCTGAGTCTGCCCTGTCCCTGAGGGCGTGGGGCGACAGGAGGGCCCCAAAGGTACACTGCTGAAGCTGGTCCTCTGGCTTCCTTGAGCTGTTGCAGCAAGGCCAGAGCCACGGGGGCCGGCAGTGTGGAACTCACAGCACCTGCCCGCACGAGTCTCTGCCCTAGCCTGGTGCTGGCCCTGGGCTCTCCCTTAGCCCTGGATCTGATTGTTCCCTAGGCCCCTGAAAAGGCCAGCATCCACCGGCTGATGGAGGCCTTCATCCTCCGGCTGCAGACCCAGTTTCCCTCCACTGTCAGCACTGTGTACAGGTGTGTGCAGGCGTGTGCTGAGCACACTGCTCGTGCTCAGGCCAGGGCTTATGGTGGAGCTGCGCCCCGCGTGTTTCACCTGCTCCTCCCACCCCGGCCACAGGACGAGTGAGAAGCTGGTGAAGGCCCCCCGGGACGGCCCTGGCGCCGGCGACTGCAGCCCTCGCTGTCTGCTGTGCATGTGCGCCCTGGACGTTGATGCCGCTGGTCAGTGCATCCTGCTCTTGTGGTGATGGGGGAGTGGGCGTGGGGGCTCAGGACCAGGGTCCCCTCAGCCCCTCTCTGCTTGCAGACAGTGCCACAGCTTTTGGGGTTCAGACCTGCTCACATCCCTCCCAGATCCAGTCGCCCACCTCCCTGACTGAGACCGGGACACCCCAGGAGTCGCCCATTCCCCTGACTGAGACCGGAACACCTCAGGGGTCCTGCTGTTCTTCGGGGGGGGGCAGGGCCCAGAGCCGTTGCCAGGAGGCCTCCAGCAGGTGAGTCCCTGTCCCTACCACCCCCTGGCCAGCTGTCTGGGGGGAGGGGGACATGCCCTCACCCACTGGTGCTGAGGTGCCAAGGTGGGCACACATCCAGCTCTGCTCCTGCAGGGAGGACCCCCAGGCCTGCATTCTGGAGCAGCTGTGTTACGGCTGCCGTGTGAACATGAAGGACTTGGTGAGTTGGTCCTGCCTGTCTGGGCTCGGAGATGGGAGGGGATGGCCTTCCTGCACCCCCTCTCCAACCCCGGCCTCTTACAGCCCTCGCTGGAGCCCCTGCCACAGTACATTCAGGCCGAGGCCCAGCTCCGCACCCAGAGGTACTAGGGCCCATCCTGCTGTGGCCTGGGGGGTAGGTGCCTGCGGACCAGTACCCACTGCAGCTCTCTCTCCAGGGCCTGGGTCTTGGCAGAGCTCCGGGACTGTCTGATTGAGGACAGTGATGAGGTGGGCCAGAGCTGATGACGTGCTCTGTGGGACGGCAGGTGCAGGGTCCACCACACCGCAGCCGGAAGGCAAGGACGGGGTCGGTCTCTGAGTATCCGTTTgtataaataaaacctttttaattaaaaaactctACAGTATGCGTGGGGGACAGCAGTGCCACGCAGGCCATGGGGACGCAGTGTCCTTCTCTGACAGCAGCATCAGGGCTCAGGCAGGCCGGGAGGATGTGTCACAGCTGGCAGCCATGGACGGGGCAGCAGCTCCCCCGGCCCTAGGAGTGCCACCCGCTGTGGGGCCGTGCTGGCCAGCAGCAGCTCCTACTCCTTCTCACGAGTCCACTTGATCATGGTCTCCGGGGAGCGGTAGAGGAAGATGAGCTTGGCGTAgagctcctcctccagctccagctcccggGTCTCACGCACCAGGAAGATGTCCTGGCAGAGCTTGAGGATGCGGTCCACGCACGGCAGCTCCTCGAACATGATGGAGTGCGAGATCTCACTGAAGAAGCCGCGCACAAACTTGCCGATGACCAGCACGATGGACACGTACAGCCCCATGATCCTGCGGGGGGAGCCGGTGAGTCCTGGGGCTGCCAGGAGCCCTCCAGAGGTGCGGGGCGCCCCCGCCAGCATACACTCACCCGTAGCCAGCCAGGAAGCCGAGGCTCGGTGGGCTGACCTTGTCGCTGAAGATGACCATGGGCAGCAGGTTGCAGTCGGCCTGGCAGTCCTCCAGCTCAATGACCCACCACTCAAGGAAGCCGGTGGCCCCTGGGCCCCGCTCCCTCCGCAGCTGGATACGCACACCGAGGTAGTCGGCCTCCTCATCTGGGGTGGAGCCAGGAGACGGTTGGGCGGCGGCCCCTCCCCTATCCTCCCCCAGCCCTGTGTCCCCACTCACTGGGCTGCAGCTGCTTCACAGGGTTGGCTTCGGGCCCGTTGGGGGCGCGGATGTACTTGGGGAAGAGGTTGGGGATGACGCTGCAAGGAGGTGGGAACAGGTCAGGCCTGGCCCTGCCTTTCTGCCCAGCGAACCACCCTGGGCCCTTAACTCACACAGACTGGTCCGAGGTGCCCTCGAGCAGGCTGGCCAGCTGGCGCCGCTCCGTGCTGTTGGGGGCCAGGGCCAGCATGTGCTTCTCATTGGCGTATTCCACGGTGCCTCCCTTAGCCAGATCCCTGTGGGTGGGAACACAGCGTGACCAGGGCCGTGGGTCCAGCCCCCCAGGCCCTGCACCCAGCCCGGGCCACACCTCTGGAAGTTCCAGGTGAAGCGTAGGGTGATGTCGGCTGTGCCGTTGTACAGCTCCCGCTTCATCTGGGCACGGCTTGGCGGGCTGATACGCCACAGTGCCCCAGAACTGCCCTCAATCTGCGCCGTGACGATGTCCTCGGGGCTGTACTGGCTGATGAACTGCATGGCCAGCTGGGTGCAGGTGACACCCTCAGTGACTGCAGCCTCTTCCCCCGACCCCACCAGGCTGTCCAGGGCAGAGGCCACTTACCGGGTGGGGGTCAAACTGCCGGGACAGTTCCTCATAGGCCTGGGGTGTGAAGGGGATGATGGACGGCTGCTGGGCGCTCATGGTGAACAGTGGCTGGAAGCACAGGGGCGTGAAGATGAGCGAACAGGGGCAGCGAGAGGTGGCAATGCCTTGGCCAGAACCCCCGCGGCATGGGAATGGACAGGCGGGCCAGCGCATGCTCACCTCATAGCCGCCCAGTTTGAGGGTGACGGTGACATCAATGGGCTGGTTCACCACGCCCACCACCGAGCGTACCAGCGACATGAAGAGCAGGGGGAACCAGATGATGGCGATGAGGAAGAGGATGATGAGGCCGCCCATGCCGTACTTGacgattttcttcttcttctgcccTTTGGGCTGCGGGTATTTCTAGAGGGAACGACACCGGGCATCCGCTCAGTCCTGCCCTTCCCGTAGACCACAGGCCACAAAAGCCCCAGCCTGACTTCGTCATGGCACAGCTGTAGCAGCGGCAGGCAGCCACAGACCCGTGGCCCAGGACTGAGGATCCAGCTGGAACCCTCACGTTCAGGGGCCACTGGTCTTAGACAAGGTAGCTGTGCCCACTCGGAATGGACAGGCCTTCTCCAACACACAGCGCTGGCCCCGCCCAGGCAGGAGACGAATGGAACGCCTGCCTCACCAAGTGCCAAAATGTAACTCCAAGGGGATCTAGAACTAGACAACCTTTAGAAGAAAACGGGGGCAAATCTTCATGAACTTGGATTTGACAAAGGAAACTAAACTAGATATTACGAAAATAAGCACTTCCGTGCCGCCAAAGACACCATCCAGAAATTTAAGAGACAGTGCATAGGATTGGAGAAACTGTCTGCAAGTCATATAAGGGCCCAGCAACCAGAGAAGACAATTCCTACAACTCAATCATTTCTAGCCAGCGTATCTACAGAAAAAGAACTCTAATGGAAACCCAGctgttgggcacagtggctcaggcctgtattcccagcactttgggacgccatggtgggtggatcacttgaggtcaggaattcaagatgaatggggccaaaaaatgcaaaaattagccaggtatggtaccgcacacctgtagtcccagctacttcggaggctgaggcgggagaatcagtTGGACCTTGGAAGcaaagtctgcagtgagccaagatgatgccattgcatcTCAGCgggggcgacagagtgagatcctgtctcaaaacccAACTAAAACGCAGagaaaggacttgaatagacatttccccaAGGAAGACAGACACGCAGTCAAGCACAAGAAAAGATGCTCAGTCAGTCAACAGGGAACTGCAGACGGCTCGGCAGGAATggccaaaacaaaaaccacacagcAGCAGGCTGCTGAGGATGTGGACAAACTGGGCCCCTCTGTTGCTGGGGGAGCCTAAGACGGTGGCGTGGCCGTGCAAAGCACCCACTGCTCACGACGTTAAGACACCACCAGACGGTACTTCCAGCCCTGGCGTGCAGCCACAGAACCGAGGGCACGGGCGCACACGTGTACACTGCTGTGCCGGGCCGCATCACGGGAAACAGCCCCTCAGTCAGTCCATCCACACATGAACATGTGGTGCATCTGGACCCGGAATGTTGTATGCCCATGAAAGGGAAGGCCGTGGTGCCACGGGGGTGAACCCCAAACACACTGCTGAGGGAGGAGAGCCGGTCACAGAAGGACAAAGGCTAGCCGGTCCTGTTTCCATGAAATATCCACAACAGGCAAATCCATATAGAAACACGAAGTAGACGAGGGGTTCCTAAGGCCCGGGGAGGGGGAAACGGAGCGACAGCCAACGGGCACttggtttctttttacttttttagagacagggtttcacactgttgtccaagctggagtgcagtcgtgtgatcagGCGTAACGCAGGGCCTCAAGccctcctacctgagcctccagagtacctgggaacaCAGTGTGctaaccaccacacccagctaatgttgttTTGTGTAGGGATGTCTGgctgtgctgcccaggttggtcttaaactcctggcctcaacttgtcctcctttggcctcccagagtgctgggatcacaggcatgagcaccacaGCCAGCTGATTGTATTTTTATAGTTGCTGAGgtgggtcttactgtgttgtccaggcaggtcttgaactcctggccttgagcagtCCTCCCTTGTCCATCTcttaaagtgctggtattacaggtgtgagccactgtgtctggccctgggtttctttttaaaagtggtgAAAATACTCTAAAGTTGATGTTAGTGGCAGACGCTcaactgtgaatatactaaaaatccctgaattgtacattttaaatggctgaatGGGCTGATGCATGAATTTCTTCCAAATAAAGCCATTAAACAAGAACTCGGGTAACTGTCTGACTGGCACCCCCCTGCACCAGGCCCAGGTCAGGGGCTGCTCTACTGCCAGCCTACTTGGAACACGGCCAAGTCTGCCCGCTTCTGCCCCTGGCACCCACTTGCAGCTGCCAAGGTCACTGGCCTCGGGATCAGCTAGTTGGGGGCTTGCCTCGTGTCCCTCCCCATTGCCTGCGAGCCCTGGGAGGACTGCCAGCACCCCTGGTTCTCACGGCAGCActgcctctgtcccagggagacGGCACATCCCTGGCCCCTTGTTCAGGCCCCCGCCCTGGCCCAGGTaccttttctgtctctctgctgcACTTGATGATGAAGATGTTGGCATAGATGTCCTCCACGCACATCCAGTTGGACAGGGACAGCGTGGTGTCTGTCCACACCCAGTCCATCACTGCCCGAAGCTCCACCAGGAATGGCACCAGCCGGAACCTGCCCACAGCCAGGGATCCCTTCAGGTGGGGTGCCTCCTGCCCGGGCTGTGACAGGGCAGGATCTCGTTTCTCATGACCCCCACCCCGGCGGGACCCTCACTCACCCCTGGAAAAGGAAAAGGTTGAGGTGATTGTATTTCTTGGTGAGGAAGTTGCCAAGGATGCGGGTGGGATAGCCGCAGCGGATCTGGTAGGCGGACAGGGCAAAGTAGATGCATTTCACGAAGTACCACAGCTGCGCCACCGCGTTCTGGCTGAACATCCTGGGGTGGGATGGCCAGGTCAAAGACCCCATCGGAAGTGGAGCCCCGCCCCTGGAGACTGCACACTCCTCCCCAGCACGTGGGCCCACCTCTCGGTGACGGCGGGCAGGATGAAGAACATCCACAGGTGGATGGCCAGCACCAGCACCACCTGGAAGGCCAGCTTGCCCAGTACAGTCTTGCGCAGGTAGAGGGCACGGTCAACCACCATGGTACTGAACTGGATCAGCAGCATGACAAGAAAGGCCTCAGGGACCTGGTCATCCGACAGGGAGGACGTGATGTCTGTGGCCGCTGAGTGCTTCTGTGGCCGGGAGAGCACAGGTCAGGGGGAGCCAGGCCCCGGGGGACGTGGGTGGGTGTTACTGGGCTCTGCGTCCACTGGGGGATCCCGGATCTGGCTCACCCCAAAGGCCCAGAAGccaaaaatgatgatgatgaagtcGACGACATCAGCCAGGAACATGAGGGCATAGACATCGGTGGCTGCGCGGTACTTGGTATGCAGAATGTCGTGGAAGAAGCGCCGCAGCGGCCGGTACATGCCCTGGGCCCTGCGGAAGTGGGGGCTCAGCCTGGTGTCAgtgcctgcctccccacccccactgcatgGCTGCCCTCACTCACAGGGACAGGCAGAAGCCCTGCAGCTGCCGCCCAGCCGCCTGCACTCTTTGTCTGGAGCGGCTTGGctgcttccttctccctgtgggggcctctttctcttcttctccctcgTCTTTCTCCCTGTTCTCAGCTTCTGTAGGGGAAAAGCTGACTTCTGTCTGGGCCCCCTGGGGACTGGGTCTGGCTCATGGCTTGTGACCACCCTAAGAGGCTGGCATTCTTCCGATGTGAGACACCAGCAGACTGAGCACAGGAACCTCCCAGTGTCACCGGCAAGGGGACAGCTGGGGCTGTGTCCTCTGGGGCACACTTGAGGGGCCAGCCCAGGCCCACAATAGCCCTGCACGGGGTAGGGGGGCATTCCTGGGGACAaagccaggagctgtggctcagaAGTGCCTTCCTGGTATCCAGGTGGGCACTGCACTGGGCTTGGCCGTCTTATTCAAGAAAGACCCTCCCTGTGGCAGCCCCATGGGCAGAACAGGGTAGGCAGGAAGCCAGGGGTCAGGGTGGTCATACCGATGGCTGCTGGTCCTTTCTGTGCTGGGCtctccttctgcctcctcctAAAACGTAGACTGATGCGCCTCGTGTCTCGGGGCCTGAGCTCCACTTGGGGTTCTGGGGTCCCGTCCGTAGCTCCGACCCTCTCTTCCACCTGAACATGGTCCTCAGTAGTGGCCTCGGGCATCCCTGGCTCCTCCCGGAGCCCTGTGCCTGCCTGGGCCTGCTCGGCCCCCTGCTCCTTCCCG
This region includes:
- the CTU2 gene encoding cytoplasmic tRNA 2-thiolation protein 2 isoform X2, which produces MCQVGEDYGEPASRGPPPAPRPSGEQKCVKCKEAQPVVVIRAGDAFCRGCFKAFYTHKFRAMLGKNRLIFPGEKVLLAWSGGPSSSSMVWQVLEGLSQDSAKRLRFVPGVIFVDEGAACGRSPEERAKTLAEVKPILQTIGFPWHVVALEEVFSLPPSVLRCSSQEPAAPEGAYKAAVDSFLQQQHVLGAGGGPGLAHGEEQLPQPHAQPPWDPQRLLRPPAAVQTEALSHLFCSVRTLTAKEELLQTLRAHLILHVARAHGYSKVMTGDSCTRLAIKLMTNLALGRGAFLAWDTGFSDERHGDVVVVRPMREHTLKEVAFYNRLFSVPSVFTPAVDTKAPEKASIHRLMEAFILRLQTQFPSTVSTVYRTSEKLVKAPRDGPGAGDCSPRCLLCMCALDVDAADSATAFGVQTCSHPSQIQSPTSLTETGTPQESPIPLTETGTPQGSCCSSGGGRAQSRCQEASSREDPQACILEQLCYGCRVNMKDLPSLEPLPQYIQAEAQLRTQRAWVLAELRDCLIEDSDEVGQS
- the CTU2 gene encoding cytoplasmic tRNA 2-thiolation protein 2 isoform X3, coding for MLGKNRLIFPGEKVLLAWSGGPSSSSMVWQVLEGLSQDSAKRLRFVPGVIFVDEGAACGRSPEERAKTLAEVKPILQTIGFPWHVVALEEVFSLPPSVLRCSSQEPAAPEGAYKAAVDSFLQQQHVLGAGGGPGLAHGEEQLPQPHAQPPWDPQRLLRPPAAVQTEALSHLFCSVRTLTAKEELLQTLRAHLILHVARAHGYSKVMTGDSCTRLAIKLMTNLALGRGAFLAWDTGFSDERHGDVVVVRPMREHTLKEVAFYNRLFSVPSVFTPAVDTKAPEKASIHRLMEAFILRLQTQFPSTVSTVYRTSEKLVKAPRDGPGAGDCSPRCLLCMCALDVDAADSATAFGVQTCSHPSQIQSPTSLTETGTPQESPIPLTETGTPQGSCCSSGGGRAQSRCQEASSREDPQACILEQLCYGCRVNMKDLPSLEPLPQYIQAEAQLRTQRAWVLAELRDCLIEDSDEVGQS
- the CTU2 gene encoding cytoplasmic tRNA 2-thiolation protein 2 isoform X4, whose product is MVWQVLEGLSQDSAKRLRFVPGVIFVDEGAACGRSPEERAKTLAEVKPILQTIGFPWHVVALEEVFSLPPSVLRCSSQEPAAPEGAYKAAVDSFLQQQHVLGAGGGPGLAHGEEQLPQPHAQPPWDPQRLLRPPAAVQTEALSHLFCSVRTLTAKEELLQTLRAHLILHVARAHGYSKVMTGDSCTRLAIKLMTNLALGRGAFLAWDTGFSDERHGDVVVVRPMREHTLKEVAFYNRLFSVPSVFTPAVDTKAPEKASIHRLMEAFILRLQTQFPSTVSTVYRTSEKLVKAPRDGPGAGDCSPRCLLCMCALDVDAADSATAFGVQTCSHPSQIQSPTSLTETGTPQESPIPLTETGTPQGSCCSSGGGRAQSRCQEASSREDPQACILEQLCYGCRVNMKDLPSLEPLPQYIQAEAQLRTQRAWVLAELRDCLIEDSDEVGQS
- the CTU2 gene encoding cytoplasmic tRNA 2-thiolation protein 2 isoform X1 — its product is MLYSDPTQVQEQEFPKSVFLPPPPSHLHSGEQKCVKCKEAQPVVVIRAGDAFCRGCFKAFYTHKFRAMLGKNRLIFPGEKVLLAWSGGPSSSSMVWQVLEGLSQDSAKRLRFVPGVIFVDEGAACGRSPEERAKTLAEVKPILQTIGFPWHVVALEEVFSLPPSVLRCSSQEPAAPEGAYKAAVDSFLQQQHVLGAGGGPGLAHGEEQLPQPHAQPPWDPQRLLRPPAAVQTEALSHLFCSVRTLTAKEELLQTLRAHLILHVARAHGYSKVMTGDSCTRLAIKLMTNLALGRGAFLAWDTGFSDERHGDVVVVRPMREHTLKEVAFYNRLFSVPSVFTPAVDTKAPEKASIHRLMEAFILRLQTQFPSTVSTVYRTSEKLVKAPRDGPGAGDCSPRCLLCMCALDVDAADSATAFGVQTCSHPSQIQSPTSLTETGTPQESPIPLTETGTPQGSCCSSGGGRAQSRCQEASSREDPQACILEQLCYGCRVNMKDLPSLEPLPQYIQAEAQLRTQRAWVLAELRDCLIEDSDEVGQS